GGTCTGTGTACACAGCTCCCAAAAAAGCTCACAAATACGATGAGAACTGTGTTCCCCACCTGCAGGCACAGAAAACAGACTTGTGTGTACTGATAATTCACTAGGTTGAGTTTTGCCTAGGTCAAGTGTATTACACTAGCATGGATATACTTCTTATCTTGTCAAATAAGTTCTATGCCTAAGCGCCCGGATATTGAGGTATCATTGGTTATATTATTCATGGTCATGAGCCTTTCCCACATGCTCAAAAGTCAGTTACCACTGCCAGTAAAAATAGTAACAGTAAAACTGCAAGTAAAAATAGTAGATTTGTAGCCAGTCATCTAGCCACTAATGCACTAGTGCACTTGTGGTCTGGCAGCCCTCAATTGCATGTGTTTGAGAGGGCCACAGTTCACATTTTGGTATTCAAAGGGTGCTCACAAGTGGCCACAACGTGCCCTTATTGCCTTATATATTCAACAAGGACCTCAACTATGCTGACAGCAGCAATGGCCTCTTGCTCACACAGCAGCTGTCTGACCAACACAGCAAAGATGAAGTTTTAATTGATTCAGATTAATTGATTGATGTCATCTCTGTGGGTATAGCACATGTAGAGCTTGCAAGCCTGATCCATGACATCTCTTGTCTGCTATGTCTGTACATTGTTGGCATCACCAAAATGCAGTGTTGGAGGAGAAATGCAGAACTTAGGGAGTTTTTTGGGACAGGTTAGTTATCTGTAAAAGGTAGATTTCCTCTGAATTGGCTGTTTATGCTACGCTGAAAGGACCAGTTGCATTTGCCAATTTCTGTGACGTAATCATGCCCGCATCGATGATGTGTTTGTGCAAATTTCTTTATACTGAGAATTTCACTGGAAGGCAGGAAAAAGGACTATTTAAAAACTTTTAAGATTCCTTAATTACCTCATTAAATGACGCCACCAGCCCAGACTTTTGACTAGAGAAACCATATCTTTTCTCGATGGTGGATATGGAGCCCTTCAAATAGCCAGACACCAACAGCAGAGCAAGCTGCAGCATTCCTTGgcacagcacaaagaactgaaacacaAATTCATGTATGTTCCTGTAAACAAATGCAGTTTTTCAAACACAGTGTACTCATATATTTAGTGTAATAACAACTACTAATGTGACTACATACTGTTGTCACACACATGCTCAGAATATAAAATTCCATCGTAGTTTGACCACCTCAGTTCAACCCATTGTGAATGAAGAACAATATGAGGATGTGCAATAGAAGTCAGGAAAGAGCAACCCGCAGTTTACATATTAGGTAGGCCAGGAAATGTGTGTGGGTTAGTCTCCAAAGCAAATAGAAAACCTGGTCCTAGATATTGAGAGCAATGGTATAGAAATAAACTAGGTCAAAAGTGTAAGGTTCCTGGAGTGACAAATCTTTAGCATTTCTTAAGGTGCCTCAAAAAGAATAGAACCCATGAAAGAATGGTGACAAACTTCTACTGGGGTAGCTCTGAGGGTTCTTACTCAAAGAATCACTGTCTGACTTTGCAATATTACACAATACGACCCACTAATTCTTCAGAAAATAATTTCTGGTTCGTTGGTAGAGCACTGACAATAGGGTCTCCTCATCTTGCTTGACACCAAATACAATATCCATTGTTAGAGACAATATACATTGTTACAGTGTCTAGAAAAACAGCTTCCACCCCAAACTTAAAAAAGGTTTGAGTGGCTGTTGGTTTTACATAAAGAAAATATGCTGGTTTGACAAATATCAATTACATCTTGCAtctaaacacaacaaaacacaaacgTTTATTAAGTTAATTTGTATATATTACTATGTATGCATTCAGCAATATGTCCAAAGTTCagaaataatttataattttatGTAACCTAATTGGTTTAGATAAACATTACTACTCTGAGTTGGATTGGCCACATTTAGTTTTCACACAAGAGTTTTGTGTAGTTCCAAACAAATCCATGTTTCCATGTTGAAAAGAACACAATTCAGTTGTGTGGAACCACTGTCCGTGATTAAGTCAATTTAAAGAGTTTTGTTGAGTGCAGGGAGGTGTATCTTATTACTGCTCACACAAGGAACCAATAAGAGCCCTCTTAAACACATACAATCACTTTGAAAGTAAGCACTGTACAGCTATGTGTAAATAAAGTGAAAGTAGCTCTTAAGACATTTGCTTGAGTAGTATGTACTCACTAAATAGGCAATGAATTAGTAAAATGGTTTAAGAAAGGTGCACACACAAAAGAGAAGTAATCCACCGAGAAGGACAACATGGGTgagtaaaacaagtaaaaccCAATGAGAACAATGTTGAGCTGTCTCATTCATTCAACACATGTCAAGTAATTCTGAGAACTCACTGTACCACATAGCTGACTCAGTTTCACTTAATTATTTGTTTAAGGTGCCAACTGTATTCACATTGTTGCATAGTTGAATAACTATGAGAATTTGGTACATGGACGTGACACACTGTGAACCACAACCGTGTTGTCTTGTGTCCTTATTCAAAAGCAAATATGGCATACCCAACACAGAGCTGTTAAACGGGCCAAATCCAAATCAGTGTCTGCAGAAGGATAGCTCTTTTTTTCTACGAGCCAAAAAGCTAAAGCTGGAAAAGCCAGCTAaaagctaggctaaaagctaatcttTGCTTGTGGAAATGCCTAGCCAAGCCGTGGAATGCGCACCTTGGCGAAGCACAGCTGGCAGCCTGGAAAAGACCCATTTGGAGAACCGAGGAAATGAAAAGACGGGAAAGTTTCCAACATCTTGAAGAATCCATGCTACAGGAAATTGGAAATTGAGGCCATTTTGAGAGCAAAAAAGAGGCCTACTCTGTTTtagtagtgttcctaataaactgtttattaataaacagtttaGCAGTTTAGTTCCAGCCATTCACCctaaagttataaggagtgttccAACTCATACTGCTTTTTGACTGCACAACACAGAAAAGCCAATAAAAACActacaaaaacatttacatacaataaaaacaattgTTTTTAAGGCACAGTTACAAAAACAACATGTTTAACTCTTTGAGGTTGGATTCCAATATTTTATGGGCAAATGTTGTTTATATGTCTGACCAAGAACCAAGTAAACTTTTTGGCCACtattttcaaatgttttttactAATTTCCTTTTTACAGAATCTGTACTGATTCACTGTCACACATCTTTGATTTCTTGAATTTGAAGTCTAAAAAGAGATGGATTAGAAAGTGTAGTAAATTCCAATCCATTGTAAATTACCTTCCTTTAATGTGTTAAAATTATATAAGCATTACACATATAATAAGTGTTATTTTAAACATAATAAATGTGTAAAGTCGTTGTTGAAGTAATATGTTAAAAATTATGTTGAAGTTATAGGTTACAAATCTATGCTGGAGTATGTCTGACCAACAAATCATAACTAgagtatgtaaatgtaaatcacacAGGAAATCTTACCTTGATGTTATGGAAGAGGGCCTTGATTCCGCATGGTTTTGCCCTCTGTGGCTGTCCCTGTGGCTCTGTAGCAGTCATCACTTCTCCTCACCAAGACACAGTCTGAGAAAATCCAAACAATATGTACAATATTAAATTCACATATTATGCCCAATCCAAGCAATAATATTCAATCTGTGAATAATTAAAACTGATAAACTGATCCACAAAAGAATAAGTTTCAAGATAAACcattcttttcaacattttgaGCAAGAGcaatattacttttattttgtacagTTTAGActgaaaaaggaaaatcagcactATGCAAAGGTTTGGCCACCCCAacagatttgagctctcagataacaTTTACCAATGCTGTTGATCAGGAAATCTCAATTACTTTGCAGGAACAAGCAAAAACATGTCAGACCAGCAGATTTCACCCTGATATTGTGCTAACAAGATTCTCTGTGTTCCCTGAACAAGCAGTTCAGGTTGATTAATGCACATGCATACTAAGGCACACAGCAACATGCTACAGGGCTTCTCAGTCTTGAACACCAGGGGCCCTAAACAGTGTTCTCTCATGTTCTTACACATTGCTAAAAGTTATCAGTTGGCTCCTGtcatcatctatttgcatactggacATGTCTCTGCACCCCTTTACACACCGTCAGTGTGTGGTCGTTCCTCACAGACACATTTTCTGTCATTGTTATATATGCAATGCTTGACTGCCTGCCCTCATTGTTGAAGGCTGTTTGAGCTGTAAGTTACTATGCTCACTGTGACTGTGTGCTGGTTGAATACTACAGTGTTCACTCTTGTATTTCCCACTGGTAGTAAAATAACTGATGCTCACGAAGCAGGAGGAAGTGATAAGTAGATAGCTGAGCATTTTGTAGCCATTCTCTCACTtcttaatgtaattaagaaatggcagtgaACAGGAATGGCATACCGAAGTCTGGAATACTAAGTAAACTTTTTGAGATCTGCTTGTAGGATTGCTATGGATGCTAATCATAACTTCtgttttacttaaaaaaaaatgtaagcaAAAAAATGAACAGGTGATGCACtgctctactgtgcagcaacatctGCACacatatgaccttcatggaagagtcataagaAGAAATGTTTCCTGCATCCtcattacaaaattcagcatcagatgTTTACAAGGCCACTGCCAAATATTTGGGCccaatgaaaagatattacaatGTACCCCACAACCCCCATCATGCTCCATACAGGGGCGCTGCCAAGGATTTtaggccccatgaaaagatattacactgggccccacaactaaaaatactcaattaatacattttaggtCCTCTGTCAATCATGGGCCCATATAATCATCCTAATGTTTCCTGCCTCTTATGTCGCCCCTGGGTCCATATACCACATACACAAACAATGTGAATCTTTTAGTTGATGTTCTCTGCACTCTGTCTTGGTTGCACACTGATTTTGTCTTTGCAATGCATGTAAACCTGAGTATTATGTGTAATGCTATTACCGCCGGTTGGTTTGCTATTGAAATGTAATCACACAATTACACAGTTACTAAAGGTGGTACTAAATATTCCATTACATTTTATGGTTTGTGCTTACATGTCCAacatctttgtttttttccccacaaataaacaatacataaaacaaaacactgaatgCCCAACTGAAAGCCCAACTAAAGCATTTAATCAAATTCAATCCATAATAAAATATTCCCTTAGCAACTTACTGTCACAACTGTGGTATTCAAACATCAAATCTTAAACACCAAATACTTAAAAATCAAACCACACTTTTTCAGCTATAAAAACATTGTTTAAGAGTCGGTAGAACAAATAGAGGTGGTGACATACATGTTATTTGATGGCCTTTGACCCTTAAACTGGTGCCAATATTATGTGATAAGAGGAATGTTAAGAATAGTTCTTGAGAACAGGACGTAGACACATTGTCTCAAGTCCAGAAATCAACAGATGGCAAATATATTAGAACATAAATTGATTTTCCACATTTTGACTCAAATTCTTCTCTAAGAACTGAAGAGCTGAAACACACAAACTAGACAACCATTTCTCCAAGTTTTGCCAATGTCAGTGTCAATGAATAATGTATTCCTACTTCCAATGTACATACTGCAAAAGATCCTGTGTTATGAGAATTGAAGTTGAATGGCATGCAAATACTAAACCAAAAGTGCAACAGTAAAGTATGAGTGGTTTTAAAGTAGTTTTCTTTGAAAGAACACTTGCCTGTCTAACTTAGTGGATGTAATCAGTAAAGGCACAACTCATTCCAATCCAGTAACTAATGCTGGCTACCCACAAAACAAAATGAGATCAAGCACATGTGCATGAACAGGAGGGCACTTACTGTGGAGTTGCTGAGATGTAGTCTATCCTGCTTTCACTTTGAGGAAATTTTCCACAACTTCTGAAATGGGCGGTCTTTTAAGAAGTCCAGGCATTGCACAACCTAAGCTATTTACTGGGTACATGGGTTAAAATGGTGTACTTTCACTCTTCTACTGCATTTAAGAAGCATGTCCTCCAACAGCAAATACAACCCTGGTCTGACTGACTGTACCAAATAGTAAGTTTGATGgcatatattaaaaatagaCACATAAGTTCTCACCCTTTCTTACCCTTTCagctgtttaaaaatgaaagactCACTTTGGCATGATGCTTTACTTATTAACATGGTTAAAGTTCCATGGGGCGTTTTAGCTTTTTGCAACGTGAGAAAGTCAATGTCTTTTTCTTTATCAATGTACAAGTTGCTAAGATTTGAAGTACAAGCTGCTATTAAGTAGTGACCACCAGGTGGCGACAAAGTACTGTTATTCACATGTCCAGCAAGATCAACCTAGACAATCCCATGTCCGTCCCCTTATTTgttaaaaagtacaaaaagaaAGATTGTTTTATAAGTTTTATTCAGTGCATAAGTGGGTAATGAAGTCAGCCATGTCACCCCCTCCAACATCCCACCCAAACACCCCCAACAACACATATTTTTGGGAATAAATTGTATATTTCTGTGTGACAGTTAGTATTTATATAAAACTCTTAAACTCTGACAAAAAtatggttttgtttttcattttttgtagttaaatgtgttgctgtttaAGAGAAATATTACTTTGTCTCTTATTTCTTTGGTGTTAAGGCCATATATAAGTGGATTTAGAATGGGTGGAAAAACTAAAATAGAGATTCCCACAGATCTCCGCATATAGGGGGACACCTGACTGAATCTGTGAGACAGGACAGAGAAGATGGTGGTGACTTCAAACACAATAAACACCACCAAGTGGGTTGCACAGGTCCGAATGGCCTTGCTTTTGGTATCAGCCTGCTTATTGAGCAGACAGGTTTTTAGAATTCGAATGTAGGTGAATACAATCACAATAGTGGACACCCCCTGCAGGAGCACAGTCAGGGTTAGCCCATAGAGATTATTGACACTGGTGTTCTCACAGATCAGCTTCATAATGGAGGGGTTGTTACAGTACATATCAGAAATAACAGTTTGACATAAGCTGAACGGGGAGAGCAGGAGGAACACAATTCCTACCAATACAACATCAGTCACCCATATGCCCACAATCATCTTCTTCAGGTTGCTGGGGGTCATAATAGCATGATATCGCAGGGGCTGGCAGATAGCCACATAGCGGTCGTAGGCCATGACCGTGAGGATGATGAGAGCTCCACCACAGTAGAGGTGGACCATCAGAGCCTGGAACACACAGGCTGGGTAGGAGATGCTGCGGTTCTGCAGGTGGATGCTGGCAATGAGCTGTGGAAAGAGGGCTGTAGCTCCCATCAAATCATTGATTGGCAAATTGAAGAGGAGAATATACATGGGCTTGTGGAGTCTGTGGTCCAGAGCAATGATCAGTAAAATGGTGAGGTTGCAGGTGAGGATGAAGCAGTAGGCAACAACCCCCAAGATGAAGGTGGGCAAAATGCCAATCTGAGGAATGTCAAGAGACTCCATGCGCAAAAGCAAGGAAATGTTATTATAGCTGGTTTGCATTACAAATGATTAACTAGTCTAAATAGAACAAGAACTGTGGGGCTTCAATAGAAAGAGCTAATCTAAATAAGTGACTTAGCTGAATCTAAATCACTGTGGTATACATCTGAACAAGTGATGGGGAAAAAGATTCCCCCCAGAAATCATGCCCAGACAGTTTACCCCTAAAGGCCTATAACACACTGGCTTTTATTGTTGTCACCCAGGTTAGATACAGTCCCTGAGAGAGAATTTCCATCCAAGGCCTTGTGGATAGAATCCCTAGGTAACAGAGCAAAACATCTTCTTTCCTTATATACATAAATGAATACTATGTGTCTTTAAAAagacaaatcatatcaaatcacaCATTTTGTTGATTGAAGAGAAAATAGGTAGACACAACATCTGCAgaaatctttttaaaatatatattttttgtgaaTGTTAATGGACTGTCACGAGTCTTTTATTGAAAAATGTCCAGTCttgaggcaggcaggcaggcaggtattgtgggttttttcatgatatacagtggtcagttcctaccaaaagtggtcctagAAAGGACAAACAGTGAACCTTCAACAGGGTCACAGGCACCATGATGTGATGAAGACTCACTGATGCGGTCCATTGAGgccttcaaaggtcttgtggggttcaTGCTTTGAATGAACAGATTTGTTGTGGTGGCAGTTTATTGATGGACTGTGTCACATTAGCCTATAGAATTTCTATGTATTGGAATACTTTCTTCCATCTACTcaagcatttttttaaatgctacTGGCTGCCACACACTACAGCAATCACTACACAATCTAACAACACTCAGTTATTAGTACTTTTCATATCGAGCACACTGAATAAATGTCAACAGTGCAGGATAGAAAAAGGACACACAACTCTATGTTAATGACCTCTCCAAGATCTGATTGGCAGAAGACTGTTCTTCTTAAGAGCAACTTTCAGGAGACCTCAAAATTCATTATGCTGGGAAATGCTACAACCTCGTTGTAAATCAATCTGTGACTGTTGCTACTTTCCCATAGGAGTGGGAGTTCTGGAAGGATTACTCCAATAGCAAGCTGGACAATCCAAAAATAGGTATGAAGGCACCCATTGGTAACAGAAGACTTTACAAAGACCTACAGAAGACACGgcaaaatgcaaaaacattttacaagTCCACTATTAGAATAACAAAAGAATATTGAAAGGACTCCATTAAGACAGCCACTGCCATCCAAAAAACATTGTACCTCATCTTATCTGCCCAAGACTACCTGGATGTTCCATAATGCTTCTGGGAAAATATTGAAAACCTCATTCCAACTCTGAAGCATTGAGGGAGCATCATTAGGGTTGTTCTACTGCCTCACAGCTTCTTATTTATTTGGAGAGTGACACAGTTATTGTAATTTTGCTTCTGTGCACCAGTTCAGTTGATTTGAAATTAAGCAATCAATTGTTGACTTAAAAACATAATTAACTAAAATATTGCAGTAACTGTTTAAAGGTTGCAAATATTTTTACGTAATTCCTACTCTTTTGAATAGTAGTATACATTCTTTGCAGTCAGTGACTGCCTGAAGTCATAGACATCACCAAATGATGCATTTCCTCCCTTGAGATGCTTAGTAGCCGGCCTTAATAGCAGCTGCCTTCAGTTTTGTTTGCTGTAAGTGAAGCTGCTTTGTTGAGCTGAGATTTGATGACTGCTTCACAAAGTGAAACAAAGTAGACTCAAGTACACTTTTATTATGCTACAGCGCACCAAAGTGTACAAAGTGTAGCCACATTAATGACCAGTGCACTAAAAGAGTGCTAAAATGGAACAACTGTGCCTGTACTTATTAGAAAAAATAGAACACAATCCTAACGTTACTTGTGTTATGTGTACCTAAATTTACTAAAATAGAACTATTTAACTTActactgtatatgtatttaaattcATATTTTATGTGAACTTATAATATGAAAGTataattaaaacacatttcgtatttggtagaaaaaaaatgcattactATACTAAAAGTATAAAAACATACTGCACTCATTGCCACTAACTGATTGGCAGCTGCCACAAACAAACTGAATGCTGCCACACAAGCTGCCACTGGATGATTGGCAGCTTCTACTAAAGGACTGGCAACAGCCACTGAGTAGCTACTTAAACTGACACTAACCAACTGCCAGATGCCACTCAAGCTGCCACTGGCTAAATGACAGCCACCACATAAAATGCTACTGGCTAAAAGCTGCCACATAAAATGCTACTTGCTTATGGCACACTGTGATCTCATAAGTTGCTGTTAGCCAAATAAATTATGTTGTACATAAAACTGGATATTTCCCACATATTACGCCACTACTCCACCAGTTAGGTTAATTATTGTGGTTCTTTTACAGATCTTAGAGTATCcactaataataattttataaaataaacttGTGTTTATTCAGTTGCCGTTTTCAAATAGATAGTGACCGGCTCATGGAAACTTAACAAAGCAAACTGATTAtaacaaactgaaaaaaaataaataaaagctgatCCAGTAA
This sequence is a window from Salminus brasiliensis chromosome 18, fSalBra1.hap2, whole genome shotgun sequence. Protein-coding genes within it:
- the LOC140539633 gene encoding olfactory receptor 52L1-like, producing the protein MQTSYNNISLLLRMESLDIPQIGILPTFILGVVAYCFILTCNLTILLIIALDHRLHKPMYILLFNLPINDLMGATALFPQLIASIHLQNRSISYPACVFQALMVHLYCGGALIILTVMAYDRYVAICQPLRYHAIMTPSNLKKMIVGIWVTDVVLVGIVFLLLSPFSLCQTVISDMYCNNPSIMKLICENTSVNNLYGLTLTVLLQGVSTIVIVFTYIRILKTCLLNKQADTKSKAIRTCATHLVVFIVFEVTTIFSVLSHRFSQVSPYMRRSVGISILVFPPILNPLIYGLNTKEIRDKVIFLLNSNTFNYKK